The following are encoded in a window of Anopheles stephensi strain Indian chromosome X, UCI_ANSTEP_V1.0, whole genome shotgun sequence genomic DNA:
- the LOC118514050 gene encoding antigen 5 like allergen Cul n 1-like, producing MTTSRWCGGTVVCVVLLLPYCLANLYCQRSLCPGGDAHVGCYSEIPFGKSCQGMKPQIVPMTPQRKTLILHQHNQQRQRLALGQLPGYAPAYRMPQLYWDDELQYLAELNARSCVYAHDHCRNTYSFPRAGQNIAIIRHFGLNVTKEDVFRYIINHWYNEYPLATSFVDRYPANYVGPEFAHFTQIVNDRAVRVACGMVSWESYNGYVWTNDYLVCNYGYSNVIGDRSYTKGPVGQGCTTGASTNYPGLCF from the coding sequence ATGACGACGAGCCGGTGGTGTGGCGGGACGGTGGTGtgtgtagtgctgctgctgccatacTGTCTCGCGAATCTCTACTGCCAGCGGAGTCTGTGCCCGGGCGGTGATGCGCACGTCGGCTGCTACTCGGAGATCCCGTTCGGCAAGAGCTGTCAGGGGATGAAGCCACAGATCGTGCCGATGACGCCGCAGCGCAAGACGCTAATCCTCCACCAGCACAACCAGCAACGGCAACGGTTGGCACTCGGGCAACTGCCCGGGTACGCGCCGGCCTACCGTATGCCGCAGCTGTACTGGGACGATGAGCTCCAGTATCTGGCGGAGCTGAACGCGCGGTCCTGTGTGTACGCGCACGACCACTGCCGCAACACGTACAGCTTCCCGCGGGCCGGTCAAAACATTGCCATCATCCGGCACTTCGGGCTGAACGTCACCAAGGAGGATGTGTTCCGGTACATCATCAACCACTGGTACAACGAGTACCCGCTGGCGACGTCCTTCGTCGATCGGTATCCGGCGAACTACGTCGGGCCCGAGTTCGCACACTTCACGCAGATTGTGAACGATCGGGCGGTGCGGGTAGCGTGCGGTATGGTGTCCTGGGAGTCGTACAACGGGTACGTCTGGACGAACGATTATCTCGTGTGCAACTACGGCTACTCGAACGTGATCGGCGATCGATCGTACACGAAGGGACCGGTCGGGCAGGGCTGTACGACCGGTGCCAGCACCAACTATCCCGGACTCTGCTTCTAG